Within Amycolatopsis sp. cg5, the genomic segment TGTCCTCGACGGTGAGGTCGGACGAGGTGCCGGTGGCGGCGAAGTACGCGCCGATGGTGGCGTTGAGCCCCGAGGTCGAGATGTTCGGGTTCGTCTTGCCCAGCCGGAACTTGCCCCACTCCGGGTGGCCGTACTTGGCCCAGCCCTGCGGATCGGTCGCCAGCCCTGCCAGGTCACGCCAGCCGATGCCCTTGCCAGGCCAGCCGAGCGCCTCGGCCATCGGCTTCGGCATCGCGATCACCAGCGGCGAGCTCGCCACCGACGGTGTCTCACCCTCGGCGAGGATCGTCGGGTGGTCGGTGCCGCTCAGCCGCTGCTTGAGCAGGGTCAGCCAGCCGCTCGCGGTCGGCAGCCACACGTCGGGCCGCGGGCCGTCGGCCGCCTCGTTCCAGCCCCGGGTGAGCGCCTGCATGGTCGTGCCGGAGGCCTTGGCCTGCACGGTCACGTCCACGCAGCGGCCCGCGACGGTCTTGCCGTTGTAGTCGTTCGCGATCTGGGTGACGATCCCGGACTTCTCCGGCGACGCGGCGACGGTCAGCTTGACGGCGTCGGACGAGGAGCACTTCGTCTGCGCCGTGCCTTCGGGTTCCCCGTCGCTCGTGATCAGCCGGATGCCGACGATCAACCCGGCGGCCACGACGATCGCCGCGATGAACGAGAGGGACTTGCGGGACATCGGGACCTCCGCTTGAGCACTGGAGCCGCCATTCTCCAGTGACTCAACGCGAAGATCGCTCGTGTTGCCTAACCGTTAACAGGGCCGCGCTTCGACCACGTCCACGCGTAGCCCGGATCTTCCGAAGCGTCCGCCGCCTCGCCGAGCTCCAGCGGGGCGAAGGTGTCGATCATGACCGCGGTCTCGTCGAAGTAGTCCGCGCCGATCGAGGCCTCCGCCGCGCCCGGCTGCGGGCCGTGCGTGAAGCCCGACGGGTGCAGCGAGAGCGAGCCGATGCTGATGCCGGAACCCTTGCGTGCCTCGTAGTTTCCGCCGACGTAGAACATCAGCTCGTCCGAGTCGACGTTCGCGTGGTTGTACGGCACCGGGATCGACTCGGGGTGATAGTCGACCTTGCGCGGGCAGAACGAGCAGACCACGAAGTTCGGTCCCTCGAAGGTCTGGTGCACGGGCGGCGGCTGGTGCACGCGGCCGGTGATCGGCTCGAAGTCGCGGATGTTGAACACCCACGGGTAAAGGCAACCGTCCCAGCCAACGACATCGAACGGGTGCGTGGCGTAGGTGAACTTCGTCAGCCCGGCGCGGTGACGCACGAGCACCTCGACGTCCTCGCCGTCGACCAGCAGCGGCGCCTCGGGGCCGCGGATGTCGCGCTCGCAGTACGGCGAGTGCTCGAGGAACTGGCCCTTGTTCGAGAGGTAGCGCTTCGGCGGGCCGACGTGGCCGCGCGCCTCCAGCGCCATCAGGGTGATCTCGCCGTTCGGGATCACCCGATAGGTGCAAGAAGTCGGGATCACCAGGTAGTCGCCGTCCGCGACGTCCAGCACGCCGTAGATGGTCTCGACGCGCGCGGAGCCGCGCTGGACGTAGAGCAGCTCGTCGCCGATCGCGTTGCGGTACAGCGGGCTCGGTGCGGTCGCGACCACGAAGCCGATCGTCACGTCCGCGTTGCCGAAGAGCCGGCGGCGGTCGTCGACGGCGTTGGCGTCCGCGCCGAACTTGAGGTCCTGCGACTTGAAGTGCCTCGGCTTGAGCGGGTGGTTCGGCTGCAGCGAGCCGCGGTCCTCGGCGACGGCGACCGCGTCGACGATCGCGGTGGGCAGGCCGCGGTGGTAGAGCAGTGCGGAGTCGTTGGAGAAACCCTCCACGCCCATCAGCTCTTCCGCGTACAGCCCGCCTTCGGGATTGCGGAACTGGGTGTGCCTCTTGTGGGGGATCTCGCCTACCCGACGGTAGTAAGGCATCGATTCGCTCCGTAGAAGTGTCCGACTATCGAACGATTTTGTCCTCTTAGCGTACGCTACTAGCGTGTCAGTCGTGTCAAGCGCTGTGGAACTCACTCCTCCAGGTCCCCGTGGAACTCCTCCCCTCTTCGCGCGGCTTGTCGACGACTCGGCACTCTTCCCTCCCGCCGAGGTGAAGATGCCGGAAGCACTGCGGGCGCACTTCGAGACGAGGGCCGGCGAACACGCCGGTGTGCTGGGTGTTTT encodes:
- a CDS encoding homogentisate 1,2-dioxygenase: MPYYRRVGEIPHKRHTQFRNPEGGLYAEELMGVEGFSNDSALLYHRGLPTAIVDAVAVAEDRGSLQPNHPLKPRHFKSQDLKFGADANAVDDRRRLFGNADVTIGFVVATAPSPLYRNAIGDELLYVQRGSARVETIYGVLDVADGDYLVIPTSCTYRVIPNGEITLMALEARGHVGPPKRYLSNKGQFLEHSPYCERDIRGPEAPLLVDGEDVEVLVRHRAGLTKFTYATHPFDVVGWDGCLYPWVFNIRDFEPITGRVHQPPPVHQTFEGPNFVVCSFCPRKVDYHPESIPVPYNHANVDSDELMFYVGGNYEARKGSGISIGSLSLHPSGFTHGPQPGAAEASIGADYFDETAVMIDTFAPLELGEAADASEDPGYAWTWSKRGPVNG